Proteins encoded together in one Carya illinoinensis cultivar Pawnee chromosome 3, C.illinoinensisPawnee_v1, whole genome shotgun sequence window:
- the LOC122304233 gene encoding cellulose synthase-like protein E1 isoform X6 — MEKNHHLPLYATKSAKARIAFQLFALSLFVGICFIFVYRVSNIPSEEEAGRWAWIGLFLSELWFCFYWFMTLVVRWNPIYRCTFKDRLSISRYEEALPNIDIFVCTADPMIEPPAMVINTVLSVMAYDYPPQKLNVYLSDDGGSDLTFYAMVEASSFSKIWLPFCKKFKVEPRSPEAYFRTAVLEPLEDPVKAKERSSIKKSYEGMKKRIETTTKLGRISEEIRKQHKGFREWNSVASRRYHQTILQILVHAKDPKAVDIEGQPLPTLVYLAREKRPQYHHNFKAGSVNALVEIHGFDGNGGPCFIGTGCFHRRNALCGQKYSDQECKENWKGWNDIKMEETASVLEDTSKVLASCTYEEKYAQWGNEMGLKYGCPVEDVITGLAIQCRGWRSIYFNPERKGFLGLAPTTLLQTLIQHRRWSEGDFQIFVSRYCPFVYGYKKIPLKLQLSYCPYLLWAPNCLATLYYVAVPSLCLLSGIPLFPKISSAWVLPFAFVIIVHRAYSLGEFVWCGGTFQGWWNEQRMWLFKRISSYFFAFIDNILKLMGFTDSAFAITAKVAETDVSQRCEQELMEFGASSPMFTVIATMALLNAFCFVGGMKRVLMDMQSWFSNPFTLQILLCALLVIISLPVYQGLFLRKDEGRMPSSVTQWSLMFAALACALACY; from the exons ATGGAAAAAAACCATCATCTTCCGCTTTATGCGACAAAGTCAGCAAAGGCACGTATTGCTTTTCAATTATTTGCACTTTCGCTCTTCGTGGGTATATGCTTCATCTTTGTATATAGAGTGAGCAATATACCATCAGAAGAAGAAGCCGGAAGATGGGCTTGGATAGGATTGTTTCTCTCAGAGCTTTGGTTTTGCTTTTATTGGTTTATGACTCTAGTTGTCCGGTGGAATCCCATCTACCGTTGCACTTTCAAAGATAGGCTGTCCATCAG CAGATACGAAGAGGCTTTGCCGAACATAGACATATTCGTATGCACAGCGGACCCCATGATAGAACCACCGGCTATGGTGATCAACACAGTTCTATCAGTCATGGCTTATGACTATCCACCACAAAAGCTAAACGTTTATCTCTCCGACGATGGTGGTTCCGATTTGACGTTCTACGCGATGGTAGAGGCCTCAAGTTTCTCAAAGATTTGGCTTCCCTTTTGCAAGAAATTCAAGGTGGAACCAAGATCTCCGGAAGCTTATTTCCGAACAGCTGTACTTGAGCCACTTGAGGATCCTGTCAAGGCCAAGGAGAGGTCCTCCATCAAG AAATCATATGAAGGCATGAAGAAACGGATTGAAACCACCACAAAGCTCGGCCGAATTTCAGAAGAAATACGCAAACAACACAAGGGATTCAGAGAGTGGAATTCGGTCGCAAGCCGACGTTATCATCAAACCATTCTTCAA ATACTTGTCCATGCGAAAGACCCCAAGGCTGTAGACATTGAAGGACAGCCATTGCCAACTTTGGTATACTTAGCACGTGAAAAGAGACCACAATACCACCACAACTTCAAAGCAGGATCCGTAAATGCACTG GTGGAGATTCATGGATTTGACGGGAATGGAGGACCATGCTTTATTGGTACTGGGTGCTTTCACAGAAGAAACGCTCTTTGTGGACAGAAGTATAGTGATCAGGAATGTAAGGAAAATTGGAAGGGATGGAATGACATTAAAATGGAAGAGACTGCGAGTGTCCTAGAAGATACTTCCAAAGTCCTTGCAAGTTGTACCTATGAAGAGAAGTACGCCCAATGGGGAAacgag ATGGGTCTGAAATATGGCTGTCCAGTGGAAGATGTCATAACAGGACTAGCTATACAATGTCGAGGTTGGCGATCCATCTATTTCAATCCAGAAAGGAAGGGCTTCCTCGGACTTGCGCCCACTACATTACTGCAGACACTTATACAGCACAGAAGATGGAGTGAAGGTGATTTTCAGATCTTTGTCTCAAGGTACTGTCCCTTTGTGTATGGGTATAAAAAGATTCCCCTCAAACTTCAACTTTCCTACTGTCCCTATTTGCTATGGGCTCCAAACTGCTTGGCCACACTGTATTATGTTGCAGTACCATCCTTGTGCCTGCTTAGTGGCATCCCCTTGTTTCCTAAG ATTTCAAGCGCATGGGTGCTACCATTCGCATTCGTCATCATTGTCCACCGGGCATACAGTCTTGGAGAATTTGTTTGGTGTGGGGGCACATTCCAAGGTTGGTGGAATGAACAAAGGATGTGGCTATTCAAAAGAATCAGTTCCTACTTCTTTGCCTTCATTGACAACATCCTAAAACTTATGGGATTTACGGACTCGGCCTTCGCCATCACGGCAAAGGTGGCTGAAACGGATGTGTCGCAGAGATGTGAGCAGGAGCTCATGGAATTCGGTGCTTCTTCCCCAATGTTTACCGTTATAGCAACCATGGCATTGCTAAACGCATTCTGTTTTGTTGGAGGAATGAAGAGGGTGCTTATGGATATGCAAAGTTGGTTTTCAAACCCATTTACGTTGCAGATTCTTCTATGTGCTCTCCTGGTTATTATCAGCCTCCCTGTTTATCAAGGTCTCTTCCTCAGGAAAGACGAGGGCAGGATGCCAAGTTCAGTGACACAATGGTCACTTATGTTTGCGGCTTTGGCTTGTGCGTTAGCGTGTTATTAA